One window of the Lemur catta isolate mLemCat1 chromosome 6, mLemCat1.pri, whole genome shotgun sequence genome contains the following:
- the TIMELESS gene encoding protein timeless homolog isoform X1: MDLYMMNCELLATCSALGYLEGDTYHKEPDCLESVKDLIRYLRHEDETRDVRQQLGAAQILQSDLLPILTQHRQDKPLFDAVIRLMVNLTQPALLCFGSVPKEPSLGHHFLQVLTYLQAYKEAFASEKAFGVLSETLYELLQLGWEERQEEDNLLIERILLLVRNILHVPADLDQEKKIDDDASVHDQLLWAIHLSGLDDLLLFLASSPAEQQWSLHVLEIVSLMFRDQNPEQLAGAGQGRLAQERSTDVAELEVLRQREMAEKKTRALQRGNRHSRFGGSYIVQGLKSIGERDLVFHKGLHNLRNYSSDLGKQPRRVPKRRQAARELSTQRRSALNVRLFLRDFCSEFLENCYNRLMGSVKDHLLREKAQQHDETYYMWALAFFMAFNRAASFQPALVSETLSVRTFHFIEQNLTNYYEMMLTDRKEAASWARRMHLALKAYQELLATVNEMDMSPDEAVRESSRIIKNNIFYVMEYRELFLTLFRKFDERCQPRSFLRDLVETTHLFLKMLERFCRSRGNLMVQNKRKKRKKKKKVLDQAIASGNVPHSPGELEAVWPALAEQLQCCAQDPELSVDSMVPFDAASEVPVEEQRAEAMVRIQDCLLAGQAPQALTLLRSAREVWPEGDVFGSQDISPEEEIQLLKQILSAPLPLILTLSIGQEGQEEQGAEEEEEEDEEEEELQVVQVSEKEFNFLDYLKRFACSTVVRAYVGLLRSYQRNSAHTNHCVVKMLHRLAHDLKMEALLFQLSVFCIFNRLLSDPAAGAYKELVTFAKYILGKFFVLAAVNQKAFVELLFWKNTTVVREMTEGYGSLDGGSSSRRAPTWSPEEEAHLRELYLAHKDVEGQDVVDVILAHLNSASRTRKQIIHHLVRLGLADSVKDFQRKGTRIVLWTEDQELELQRLFEEFQDSDDVLSNIMKNITAKRSRARIVDKLLALGLVAERRELYKKRRKKLAPSSLSNGEESLKDVSQGNLEEEEHLPEEESDEDEEKGQGSEAEQVQGSSFLSTENLGQSLHQEGFSAPLLWLQNCLIRVANDREEDGEWTVNDFRRTGVLEAVGDLVKGWRTSSFFTSLLYGYCPVLGCSQAVPLVPLTEENEEAMENKQFQQLLCKLGIRPPASEQETFWRIPAKLSPTQLRRVAASLSQAEEEKKLQPELEPKVPGEQGPNEEHCKEHRAQALKALLSARKKKAGLASSEEEETPGGNEQLKVAPKKRQLLDSDEEQEEDEGRNRAPGIQKKKRFQIEDEDEND; the protein is encoded by the exons ATGGACTTGTACATGATGAACTGTGAACTTCTAGCCACATGCAGTGCCCTTGGGTACTTGGAGGGAGACACTTATCACAAAGAACCAGATTGCTTAG AGAGTGTGAAGGATTTGATCCGTTACTTGAGGCATGAGGATGAGACACGCGATGTGCGGCAGCAGTTGGGGGCAGCCCAGATTCTGCAGAGTGACCTCCTACCCATCCTTACCCAGCACCGCCAGGACAAGCCTCTATTTGATGCTGTCATCAG ACTGATGGTGAACTTGACACAACCAGCCTTGCTCTGTTTTGGCAGTGTGCCTAAGGAGCCCAGCCTAGGGCACCATTTTCTGCAGGTGCTAACTTATTTGCAGGCCTACAAAGAG GCCTTTGCCAGTGAGAAGGCATTTGGAGTCCTCAGTGAAACCTTGTATGAGCTGCTACAGCTG GGCTGGGAGGAACGGCAGGAGGAAGACAACTTGCTGATTGAGCGGATCCTACTCCTGGTCAGAAATATTCTCCATGTCCCAGCTGACCTTGATCAGGAGAAG AAGATTGATGATGACGCCAGCGTCCATGACCAGCTTCTCTGGGCCATTCACCTCAGTGGCCTGGACGACCTGCTCCTTTTCCTGGCCAGCTCACCGGCTGAGCAGCAGTGGAGCCTCCACGTGCTTGAGATTGTCTCCCTCATGTTTCGTGACCAG AATCCTGAGCAGCTGGCAGGAGCAGGACAGGGACGTTTAGCTCAGGAGCGGAGCACAGATGTGGCAGAACTGGAGGTGTTGCGCCAGCGAGAGATGGCAGAAAAGAAGACCCGAGCCCTCCAGCGAGGCAACAG gcATTCTCGATTTGGGGGCTCCTACATTGTCCAGGGGTTGAAATCCATTGGGGAGAGGGACCTCGTCTTTCACAAAGGTCTTCACAAT CTTCGAAACTACAGTTCAGATTTGGGAAAGCAGCCCCGGAGGGTGCCTAAACGTCGCCAGGCTGCCCGGGAACTGTCCACTCAGCGCCGCTCTGCCCTCAATGTGAGGCTCTTCCTCAGAGACTTCTGCTCTGAGTTCCTGGAGAACTGTTATAATCGGCTCATGGGATCAGTAAAG GATCACCTGCTTCGGGAGAAAGCTCAGCAGCATGACGAGACCTACTATATGTGGGCCTTGGCTTTCTTCATGGCCTTCAACCGAGCTGCATCCTTCCAGCCAGCCTTGGTTTCTGAGACCCTCAGTGTTCGTACCTTCCACTTCATTGAGCAGAACCTCACCAACTACTATGAGATGATGCTGACTGACCGCAAGGAGGCTGCCTCCTGGGCACGCCG GATGCACCTGGCCCTAAAGGCCTACCAAGAGCTGCTGGCCACAGTGAATGAGATGGACATGTCTCCGGATGAGGCTGTGAGGGAGAGCAGCCGCATCATCAAGA ACAATATTTTCTATGTGATGGAGTACCGAGAACTATTCCTGACACTGTTTCGAAAGTTTGATGAGAGATGCCAGCCTCGCTCTTTCCTTCGTGACTTGGTGGAAACCACCCACCTCTTCCTCAAGATGTTGGAGCGGTTCTGTCGCAGCCGTGGGAACCTGATGGTGCAG AACAAacgaaagaagagaaagaagaagaaaaaagtcctAGACCAGGCTATTGCTTCTGGTAATGTCCCACATAGCCCAGGAGAACTGGAGGCTGTGTGGCCAGCCCTGGCTGAGCAGCTACAGTGCTGTGCCCAG GATCCTGAGCTCAGCGTAGACTCCATGGTTCCCTTTGATGCGGCCTCAGAAGTGCCAGTGGAAGAGCAGCGGGCAGAAGCCATGGTGCGGATCCAAGACTGTCTCCTGGCTGGCCAGGCCCCACAGGCCCTGACCCTCCTGCGGTCTGCCCG GGAGGTATGGCCAGAAGGAGATGTTTTTGGCTCTCAAGACATTTCCCCAGAGGAAGAGATCCAGTTGCTGAAACAAATCCTCTCTGCTCCGCTTCCCC TCATCCTCACTCTGTCTATAGGGCAGGAGGGGCAAGAGGAACAaggagcagaggaggaagaggaagaagatgaggaggaggaggagttgcaAGTGGTCCAGGTGTCGGAGAAAGAATTTAATTTCCTGGACTACCTGAAACG CTTCGCATGCTCAACTGTTGTCAGAGCCTATGTGGGGCTGCTGCGGAGCTACCAGCGGAATAGCGCTCACACTAACCACTGTGTTGTCAAGATGCTGCACCGCCTGGCCCATGACCTCAAAATGGAAGCCTTACTTTTCCAGCTCTCAGTTTTCTGCATCTTCAATAGGCTGCTTAGTGACCCTGCTGCTGGTGCCTACAAA GAGCTAGTGACGTTTGCCAAATACATCCTGGGCAAGTTCTTTGTGCTGGCCGCAGTCAACCAAAAAGCCTTTGTGGAGCTGCTGTTCTGGAAGAACACGACTGTGGTTCGAGAGATGACCGAAGGCTATGGCTCCCTGGATGGCGG GTCTTCCAGTCGCAGAGCCCCTACgtggagcccagaggaggaggcTCATCTTCGGGAACTGTACCTGGCCCATAAGGACGTGGAAG GTCAGGATGTGGTGGATGTCATTTTGGCACACTTGAATTCTGCTTCTCGAACACGCAAGCAGATCATCCACCATCTGGTACGGCTGGGACTGGCTGACAGTGTCAAGGACTTCCAAAG GAAAGGAACCCGTATTGTACTGTGGACGGAAGATCAGGAGCTGGAGCTGCAGCGGCTTTTTGAGGAGTTCCAGGACTCAGATG ATGTCCTAAGCAATATTATGAAGAATATCACAGCCAAACGCTCACGGGCCCGAATAGTGGATAAACTGTTGGCTCTGGGGCTGGTGGCTGAGCGGCGGGAGCTCTACAAGAAACGACGGAAGAAGTTGGCACCCTCCAGCTTG TCCAATGGAGAGGAATCCCTGAAAGATGTTTCCCAGGGTAATCTAGAAGAAGAGGAACACCTGCCAGAGGAAGAGAGTGACGAGGATGAAGAGAAAGGGCAGGGGTCAGAAGCAGAACAAGTCCAAGGTAGCTCATTCCTTTCAACTGAAAACCTTGGTCAAAGCCTGCATCAGGAAG GCTTTTCTGCTCCCCTCCTGTGGCTTCAGAACTGCCTGATTCGAGTAGCAAATGATCGGGAAGAGGACGGTGAGTGGACAGTTAATGATTTTAGGAGGACTGGAGTATTAGAGGCCGTTGGAGACCTGGTCAAGGGATGGAGGACCAGTTCTTTCTTCACATCTTTACTGTATGGCTATTGCCCTGTCCTAGGCTGCTCTCAGGCAGTTCCATTGGTGCCACTGACAGAGGAAAATGAGGAAGCAATGGAAAACAAACAGTTTCAGCAGCTGTTGTGCAAGCTAGGGATTCGGCCCCCTGCCTCTGAGCAG GAAACTTTCTGGCGAATTCCAGCCAAGCTGAGTCCCACCCAGCTCCGGAGGGTAGCAGCTTCTTTGAGTCaagcagaggaggagaaaaagctGCAGCCAGAGCTAGAACCTAAGGTCCCTGGAGAGCAAGGCCCCAATGAGGAGCACTGTAAAGAGCACCGAGCCCAAGCCCTGAAGGCTCTCTTGTCAGCCCGTAAAAAGAAAGCAGGCTTGGCGTCCTCGGAGG AGGAGGAAACTCCTGGTGGGAACGAGCAGCTGAAGGTAGCACCCAAAAAGCGACAACTGCTGGACAGTGATGAGGAACAGGAAGAAGATGAGGGTAGAAACAGAG CTCCAGGAATCCAAAAGAAGAAACGGTTTCAGATTGAAGATGAAGATGAGAATGACTGA
- the TIMELESS gene encoding protein timeless homolog isoform X3 — protein sequence MDLYMMNCELLATCSALGYLEGDTYHKEPDCLESVKDLIRYLRHEDETRDVRQQLGAAQILQSDLLPILTQHRQDKPLFDAVIRLMVNLTQPALLCFGSVPKEPSLGHHFLQVLTYLQAYKEAFASEKAFGVLSETLYELLQLGWEERQEEDNLLIERILLLVRNILHVPADLDQEKKIDDDASVHDQLLWAIHLSGLDDLLLFLASSPAEQQWSLHVLEIVSLMFRDQNPEQLAGAGQGRLAQERSTDVAELEVLRQREMAEKKTRALQRGNRHSRFGGSYIVQGLKSIGERDLVFHKGLHNLRNYSSDLGKQPRRVPKRRQAARELSTQRRSALNVRLFLRDFCSEFLENCYNRLMGSVKDHLLREKAQQHDETYYMWALAFFMAFNRAASFQPALVSETLSVRTFHFIEQNLTNYYEMMLTDRKEAASWARRMHLALKAYQELLATVNEMDMSPDEAVRESSRIIKNNIFYVMEYRELFLTLFRKFDERCQPRSFLRDLVETTHLFLKMLERFCRSRGNLMVQNKRKKRKKKKKVLDQAIASGNVPHSPGELEAVWPALAEQLQCCAQDPELSVDSMVPFDAASEVPVEEQRAEAMVRIQDCLLAGQAPQALTLLRSAREVWPEGDVFGSQDISPEEEIQLLKQILSAPLPRQEGQEEQGAEEEEEEDEEEEELQVVQVSEKEFNFLDYLKRFACSTVVRAYVGLLRSYQRNSAHTNHCVVKMLHRLAHDLKMEALLFQLSVFCIFNRLLSDPAAGAYKELVTFAKYILGKFFVLAAVNQKAFVELLFWKNTTVVREMTEGYGSLDGGSSSRRAPTWSPEEEAHLRELYLAHKDVEGQDVVDVILAHLNSASRTRKQIIHHLVRLGLADSVKDFQRKGTRIVLWTEDQELELQRLFEEFQDSDDVLSNIMKNITAKRSRARIVDKLLALGLVAERRELYKKRRKKLAPSSLSNGEESLKDVSQGNLEEEEHLPEEESDEDEEKGQGSEAEQVQGSSFLSTENLGQSLHQEGFSAPLLWLQNCLIRVANDREEDGEWTVNDFRRTGVLEAVGDLVKGWRTSSFFTSLLYGYCPVLGCSQAVPLVPLTEENEEAMENKQFQQLLCKLGIRPPASEQETFWRIPAKLSPTQLRRVAASLSQAEEEKKLQPELEPKVPGEQGPNEEHCKEHRAQALKALLSARKKKAGLASSEEEETPGGNEQLKVAPKKRQLLDSDEEQEEDEGRNRAPGIQKKKRFQIEDEDEND from the exons ATGGACTTGTACATGATGAACTGTGAACTTCTAGCCACATGCAGTGCCCTTGGGTACTTGGAGGGAGACACTTATCACAAAGAACCAGATTGCTTAG AGAGTGTGAAGGATTTGATCCGTTACTTGAGGCATGAGGATGAGACACGCGATGTGCGGCAGCAGTTGGGGGCAGCCCAGATTCTGCAGAGTGACCTCCTACCCATCCTTACCCAGCACCGCCAGGACAAGCCTCTATTTGATGCTGTCATCAG ACTGATGGTGAACTTGACACAACCAGCCTTGCTCTGTTTTGGCAGTGTGCCTAAGGAGCCCAGCCTAGGGCACCATTTTCTGCAGGTGCTAACTTATTTGCAGGCCTACAAAGAG GCCTTTGCCAGTGAGAAGGCATTTGGAGTCCTCAGTGAAACCTTGTATGAGCTGCTACAGCTG GGCTGGGAGGAACGGCAGGAGGAAGACAACTTGCTGATTGAGCGGATCCTACTCCTGGTCAGAAATATTCTCCATGTCCCAGCTGACCTTGATCAGGAGAAG AAGATTGATGATGACGCCAGCGTCCATGACCAGCTTCTCTGGGCCATTCACCTCAGTGGCCTGGACGACCTGCTCCTTTTCCTGGCCAGCTCACCGGCTGAGCAGCAGTGGAGCCTCCACGTGCTTGAGATTGTCTCCCTCATGTTTCGTGACCAG AATCCTGAGCAGCTGGCAGGAGCAGGACAGGGACGTTTAGCTCAGGAGCGGAGCACAGATGTGGCAGAACTGGAGGTGTTGCGCCAGCGAGAGATGGCAGAAAAGAAGACCCGAGCCCTCCAGCGAGGCAACAG gcATTCTCGATTTGGGGGCTCCTACATTGTCCAGGGGTTGAAATCCATTGGGGAGAGGGACCTCGTCTTTCACAAAGGTCTTCACAAT CTTCGAAACTACAGTTCAGATTTGGGAAAGCAGCCCCGGAGGGTGCCTAAACGTCGCCAGGCTGCCCGGGAACTGTCCACTCAGCGCCGCTCTGCCCTCAATGTGAGGCTCTTCCTCAGAGACTTCTGCTCTGAGTTCCTGGAGAACTGTTATAATCGGCTCATGGGATCAGTAAAG GATCACCTGCTTCGGGAGAAAGCTCAGCAGCATGACGAGACCTACTATATGTGGGCCTTGGCTTTCTTCATGGCCTTCAACCGAGCTGCATCCTTCCAGCCAGCCTTGGTTTCTGAGACCCTCAGTGTTCGTACCTTCCACTTCATTGAGCAGAACCTCACCAACTACTATGAGATGATGCTGACTGACCGCAAGGAGGCTGCCTCCTGGGCACGCCG GATGCACCTGGCCCTAAAGGCCTACCAAGAGCTGCTGGCCACAGTGAATGAGATGGACATGTCTCCGGATGAGGCTGTGAGGGAGAGCAGCCGCATCATCAAGA ACAATATTTTCTATGTGATGGAGTACCGAGAACTATTCCTGACACTGTTTCGAAAGTTTGATGAGAGATGCCAGCCTCGCTCTTTCCTTCGTGACTTGGTGGAAACCACCCACCTCTTCCTCAAGATGTTGGAGCGGTTCTGTCGCAGCCGTGGGAACCTGATGGTGCAG AACAAacgaaagaagagaaagaagaagaaaaaagtcctAGACCAGGCTATTGCTTCTGGTAATGTCCCACATAGCCCAGGAGAACTGGAGGCTGTGTGGCCAGCCCTGGCTGAGCAGCTACAGTGCTGTGCCCAG GATCCTGAGCTCAGCGTAGACTCCATGGTTCCCTTTGATGCGGCCTCAGAAGTGCCAGTGGAAGAGCAGCGGGCAGAAGCCATGGTGCGGATCCAAGACTGTCTCCTGGCTGGCCAGGCCCCACAGGCCCTGACCCTCCTGCGGTCTGCCCG GGAGGTATGGCCAGAAGGAGATGTTTTTGGCTCTCAAGACATTTCCCCAGAGGAAGAGATCCAGTTGCTGAAACAAATCCTCTCTGCTCCGCTTCCCC GGCAGGAGGGGCAAGAGGAACAaggagcagaggaggaagaggaagaagatgaggaggaggaggagttgcaAGTGGTCCAGGTGTCGGAGAAAGAATTTAATTTCCTGGACTACCTGAAACG CTTCGCATGCTCAACTGTTGTCAGAGCCTATGTGGGGCTGCTGCGGAGCTACCAGCGGAATAGCGCTCACACTAACCACTGTGTTGTCAAGATGCTGCACCGCCTGGCCCATGACCTCAAAATGGAAGCCTTACTTTTCCAGCTCTCAGTTTTCTGCATCTTCAATAGGCTGCTTAGTGACCCTGCTGCTGGTGCCTACAAA GAGCTAGTGACGTTTGCCAAATACATCCTGGGCAAGTTCTTTGTGCTGGCCGCAGTCAACCAAAAAGCCTTTGTGGAGCTGCTGTTCTGGAAGAACACGACTGTGGTTCGAGAGATGACCGAAGGCTATGGCTCCCTGGATGGCGG GTCTTCCAGTCGCAGAGCCCCTACgtggagcccagaggaggaggcTCATCTTCGGGAACTGTACCTGGCCCATAAGGACGTGGAAG GTCAGGATGTGGTGGATGTCATTTTGGCACACTTGAATTCTGCTTCTCGAACACGCAAGCAGATCATCCACCATCTGGTACGGCTGGGACTGGCTGACAGTGTCAAGGACTTCCAAAG GAAAGGAACCCGTATTGTACTGTGGACGGAAGATCAGGAGCTGGAGCTGCAGCGGCTTTTTGAGGAGTTCCAGGACTCAGATG ATGTCCTAAGCAATATTATGAAGAATATCACAGCCAAACGCTCACGGGCCCGAATAGTGGATAAACTGTTGGCTCTGGGGCTGGTGGCTGAGCGGCGGGAGCTCTACAAGAAACGACGGAAGAAGTTGGCACCCTCCAGCTTG TCCAATGGAGAGGAATCCCTGAAAGATGTTTCCCAGGGTAATCTAGAAGAAGAGGAACACCTGCCAGAGGAAGAGAGTGACGAGGATGAAGAGAAAGGGCAGGGGTCAGAAGCAGAACAAGTCCAAGGTAGCTCATTCCTTTCAACTGAAAACCTTGGTCAAAGCCTGCATCAGGAAG GCTTTTCTGCTCCCCTCCTGTGGCTTCAGAACTGCCTGATTCGAGTAGCAAATGATCGGGAAGAGGACGGTGAGTGGACAGTTAATGATTTTAGGAGGACTGGAGTATTAGAGGCCGTTGGAGACCTGGTCAAGGGATGGAGGACCAGTTCTTTCTTCACATCTTTACTGTATGGCTATTGCCCTGTCCTAGGCTGCTCTCAGGCAGTTCCATTGGTGCCACTGACAGAGGAAAATGAGGAAGCAATGGAAAACAAACAGTTTCAGCAGCTGTTGTGCAAGCTAGGGATTCGGCCCCCTGCCTCTGAGCAG GAAACTTTCTGGCGAATTCCAGCCAAGCTGAGTCCCACCCAGCTCCGGAGGGTAGCAGCTTCTTTGAGTCaagcagaggaggagaaaaagctGCAGCCAGAGCTAGAACCTAAGGTCCCTGGAGAGCAAGGCCCCAATGAGGAGCACTGTAAAGAGCACCGAGCCCAAGCCCTGAAGGCTCTCTTGTCAGCCCGTAAAAAGAAAGCAGGCTTGGCGTCCTCGGAGG AGGAGGAAACTCCTGGTGGGAACGAGCAGCTGAAGGTAGCACCCAAAAAGCGACAACTGCTGGACAGTGATGAGGAACAGGAAGAAGATGAGGGTAGAAACAGAG CTCCAGGAATCCAAAAGAAGAAACGGTTTCAGATTGAAGATGAAGATGAGAATGACTGA
- the TIMELESS gene encoding protein timeless homolog isoform X4, which translates to MDLYMMNCELLATCSALGYLEGDTYHKEPDCLESVKDLIRYLRHEDETRDVRQQLGAAQILQSDLLPILTQHRQDKPLFDAVIRLMVNLTQPALLCFGSVPKEPSLGHHFLQVLTYLQAYKEAFASEKAFGVLSETLYELLQLGWEERQEEDNLLIERILLLVRNILHVPADLDQEKKIDDDASVHDQLLWAIHLSGLDDLLLFLASSPAEQQWSLHVLEIVSLMFRDQNPEQLAGAGQGRLAQERSTDVAELEVLRQREMAEKKTRALQRGNRHSRFGGSYIVQGLKSIGERDLVFHKGLHNLRNYSSDLGKQPRRVPKRRQAARELSTQRRSALNVRLFLRDFCSEFLENCYNRLMGSVKDHLLREKAQQHDETYYMWALAFFMAFNRAASFQPALVSETLSVRTFHFIEQNLTNYYEMMLTDRKEAASWARRMHLALKAYQELLATVNEMDMSPDEAVRESSRIIKNNIFYVMEYRELFLTLFRKFDERCQPRSFLRDLVETTHLFLKMLERFCRSRGNLMVQNKRKKRKKKKKVLDQAIASGNVPHSPGELEAVWPALAEQLQCCAQDPELSVDSMVPFDAASEVPVEEQRAEAMVRIQDCLLAGQAPQALTLLRSAREVWPEGDVFGSQDISPEEEIQLLKQILSAPLPLILTLSIGQEGQEEQGAEEEEEEDEEEEELQVVQVSEKEFNFLDYLKRFACSTVVRAYVGLLRSYQRNSAHTNHCVVKMLHRLAHDLKMEALLFQLSVFCIFNRLLSDPAAGAYKELVTFAKYILGKFFVLAAVNQKAFVELLFWKNTTVVREMTEGYGSLDGGSSSRRAPTWSPEEEAHLRELYLAHKDVEGQDVVDVILAHLNSASRTRKQIIHHLVRLGLADSVKDFQRKGTRIVLWTEDQELELQRLFEEFQDSDDVLSNIMKNITAKRSRARIVDKLLALGLVAERRELYKKRRKKLAPSSLSNGEESLKDVSQGNLEEEEHLPEEESDEDEEKGQGSEAEQVQGSSFLSTENLGQSLHQEGFSAPLLWLQNCLIRVANDREEDGCSQAVPLVPLTEENEEAMENKQFQQLLCKLGIRPPASEQETFWRIPAKLSPTQLRRVAASLSQAEEEKKLQPELEPKVPGEQGPNEEHCKEHRAQALKALLSARKKKAGLASSEEEETPGGNEQLKVAPKKRQLLDSDEEQEEDEGRNRAPGIQKKKRFQIEDEDEND; encoded by the exons ATGGACTTGTACATGATGAACTGTGAACTTCTAGCCACATGCAGTGCCCTTGGGTACTTGGAGGGAGACACTTATCACAAAGAACCAGATTGCTTAG AGAGTGTGAAGGATTTGATCCGTTACTTGAGGCATGAGGATGAGACACGCGATGTGCGGCAGCAGTTGGGGGCAGCCCAGATTCTGCAGAGTGACCTCCTACCCATCCTTACCCAGCACCGCCAGGACAAGCCTCTATTTGATGCTGTCATCAG ACTGATGGTGAACTTGACACAACCAGCCTTGCTCTGTTTTGGCAGTGTGCCTAAGGAGCCCAGCCTAGGGCACCATTTTCTGCAGGTGCTAACTTATTTGCAGGCCTACAAAGAG GCCTTTGCCAGTGAGAAGGCATTTGGAGTCCTCAGTGAAACCTTGTATGAGCTGCTACAGCTG GGCTGGGAGGAACGGCAGGAGGAAGACAACTTGCTGATTGAGCGGATCCTACTCCTGGTCAGAAATATTCTCCATGTCCCAGCTGACCTTGATCAGGAGAAG AAGATTGATGATGACGCCAGCGTCCATGACCAGCTTCTCTGGGCCATTCACCTCAGTGGCCTGGACGACCTGCTCCTTTTCCTGGCCAGCTCACCGGCTGAGCAGCAGTGGAGCCTCCACGTGCTTGAGATTGTCTCCCTCATGTTTCGTGACCAG AATCCTGAGCAGCTGGCAGGAGCAGGACAGGGACGTTTAGCTCAGGAGCGGAGCACAGATGTGGCAGAACTGGAGGTGTTGCGCCAGCGAGAGATGGCAGAAAAGAAGACCCGAGCCCTCCAGCGAGGCAACAG gcATTCTCGATTTGGGGGCTCCTACATTGTCCAGGGGTTGAAATCCATTGGGGAGAGGGACCTCGTCTTTCACAAAGGTCTTCACAAT CTTCGAAACTACAGTTCAGATTTGGGAAAGCAGCCCCGGAGGGTGCCTAAACGTCGCCAGGCTGCCCGGGAACTGTCCACTCAGCGCCGCTCTGCCCTCAATGTGAGGCTCTTCCTCAGAGACTTCTGCTCTGAGTTCCTGGAGAACTGTTATAATCGGCTCATGGGATCAGTAAAG GATCACCTGCTTCGGGAGAAAGCTCAGCAGCATGACGAGACCTACTATATGTGGGCCTTGGCTTTCTTCATGGCCTTCAACCGAGCTGCATCCTTCCAGCCAGCCTTGGTTTCTGAGACCCTCAGTGTTCGTACCTTCCACTTCATTGAGCAGAACCTCACCAACTACTATGAGATGATGCTGACTGACCGCAAGGAGGCTGCCTCCTGGGCACGCCG GATGCACCTGGCCCTAAAGGCCTACCAAGAGCTGCTGGCCACAGTGAATGAGATGGACATGTCTCCGGATGAGGCTGTGAGGGAGAGCAGCCGCATCATCAAGA ACAATATTTTCTATGTGATGGAGTACCGAGAACTATTCCTGACACTGTTTCGAAAGTTTGATGAGAGATGCCAGCCTCGCTCTTTCCTTCGTGACTTGGTGGAAACCACCCACCTCTTCCTCAAGATGTTGGAGCGGTTCTGTCGCAGCCGTGGGAACCTGATGGTGCAG AACAAacgaaagaagagaaagaagaagaaaaaagtcctAGACCAGGCTATTGCTTCTGGTAATGTCCCACATAGCCCAGGAGAACTGGAGGCTGTGTGGCCAGCCCTGGCTGAGCAGCTACAGTGCTGTGCCCAG GATCCTGAGCTCAGCGTAGACTCCATGGTTCCCTTTGATGCGGCCTCAGAAGTGCCAGTGGAAGAGCAGCGGGCAGAAGCCATGGTGCGGATCCAAGACTGTCTCCTGGCTGGCCAGGCCCCACAGGCCCTGACCCTCCTGCGGTCTGCCCG GGAGGTATGGCCAGAAGGAGATGTTTTTGGCTCTCAAGACATTTCCCCAGAGGAAGAGATCCAGTTGCTGAAACAAATCCTCTCTGCTCCGCTTCCCC TCATCCTCACTCTGTCTATAGGGCAGGAGGGGCAAGAGGAACAaggagcagaggaggaagaggaagaagatgaggaggaggaggagttgcaAGTGGTCCAGGTGTCGGAGAAAGAATTTAATTTCCTGGACTACCTGAAACG CTTCGCATGCTCAACTGTTGTCAGAGCCTATGTGGGGCTGCTGCGGAGCTACCAGCGGAATAGCGCTCACACTAACCACTGTGTTGTCAAGATGCTGCACCGCCTGGCCCATGACCTCAAAATGGAAGCCTTACTTTTCCAGCTCTCAGTTTTCTGCATCTTCAATAGGCTGCTTAGTGACCCTGCTGCTGGTGCCTACAAA GAGCTAGTGACGTTTGCCAAATACATCCTGGGCAAGTTCTTTGTGCTGGCCGCAGTCAACCAAAAAGCCTTTGTGGAGCTGCTGTTCTGGAAGAACACGACTGTGGTTCGAGAGATGACCGAAGGCTATGGCTCCCTGGATGGCGG GTCTTCCAGTCGCAGAGCCCCTACgtggagcccagaggaggaggcTCATCTTCGGGAACTGTACCTGGCCCATAAGGACGTGGAAG GTCAGGATGTGGTGGATGTCATTTTGGCACACTTGAATTCTGCTTCTCGAACACGCAAGCAGATCATCCACCATCTGGTACGGCTGGGACTGGCTGACAGTGTCAAGGACTTCCAAAG GAAAGGAACCCGTATTGTACTGTGGACGGAAGATCAGGAGCTGGAGCTGCAGCGGCTTTTTGAGGAGTTCCAGGACTCAGATG ATGTCCTAAGCAATATTATGAAGAATATCACAGCCAAACGCTCACGGGCCCGAATAGTGGATAAACTGTTGGCTCTGGGGCTGGTGGCTGAGCGGCGGGAGCTCTACAAGAAACGACGGAAGAAGTTGGCACCCTCCAGCTTG TCCAATGGAGAGGAATCCCTGAAAGATGTTTCCCAGGGTAATCTAGAAGAAGAGGAACACCTGCCAGAGGAAGAGAGTGACGAGGATGAAGAGAAAGGGCAGGGGTCAGAAGCAGAACAAGTCCAAGGTAGCTCATTCCTTTCAACTGAAAACCTTGGTCAAAGCCTGCATCAGGAAG GCTTTTCTGCTCCCCTCCTGTGGCTTCAGAACTGCCTGATTCGAGTAGCAAATGATCGGGAAGAGGACG GCTGCTCTCAGGCAGTTCCATTGGTGCCACTGACAGAGGAAAATGAGGAAGCAATGGAAAACAAACAGTTTCAGCAGCTGTTGTGCAAGCTAGGGATTCGGCCCCCTGCCTCTGAGCAG GAAACTTTCTGGCGAATTCCAGCCAAGCTGAGTCCCACCCAGCTCCGGAGGGTAGCAGCTTCTTTGAGTCaagcagaggaggagaaaaagctGCAGCCAGAGCTAGAACCTAAGGTCCCTGGAGAGCAAGGCCCCAATGAGGAGCACTGTAAAGAGCACCGAGCCCAAGCCCTGAAGGCTCTCTTGTCAGCCCGTAAAAAGAAAGCAGGCTTGGCGTCCTCGGAGG AGGAGGAAACTCCTGGTGGGAACGAGCAGCTGAAGGTAGCACCCAAAAAGCGACAACTGCTGGACAGTGATGAGGAACAGGAAGAAGATGAGGGTAGAAACAGAG CTCCAGGAATCCAAAAGAAGAAACGGTTTCAGATTGAAGATGAAGATGAGAATGACTGA